The genomic region ACACGTTCCGGGTGGTCTGATAATTCGACCGGATCACTTCCTGTTCGAGCTTGGGATCCACGCTCATCCTCACCCACCCGGCCAGGTGGATCACACCGTCGCATCCTTTGACACACTCCTTGGCGAAAGCCAGATCGCCCAGATCTCCATCGAGGATTTCAACGCCGTTCTGGTGAGCGGCAAGATTCTCGATCTTGGAGCTTTTCCGGCGCGAGATCCGGACACGGTAGCCCCGCTCGGTCAGCACCCTCATCGTGTGGGACCCGATGAAGCCGGTCGCGCCGGAGACGTAGACTCGTTCTTTGGCCATTTGGCCGCTGACTATATCGGAGAATCAGCTCCCGTGCGAGGGGTGTGCCATGTTGCCCTTGCGTGCGGTCAACTGCCGGATCACAGCCAACACAACGAGCGCGGCTCCGAACGTGCACACCACCGTGGCCCCGGTGGGGGTGTCGAACCGGTAGGACCCCCACATCCCCAGCAGGCTCACGACGGTTCCCATCGCCCATCCAATGGCCAAGCGGTGCCCGATCGATTCCGAAAAGAGAATTGCCGCGACCGATGGAACGATCAAGTATGAGAACACCAAAAGGACCCCCGCGATGGCCACGGAGGACGTTACCATCACGCCGAATGTCGCGTAGAACAGGAAATCCCACATTCGCACATTGTACCTGCGCCTCACCTCACCATCCGACTCCGTGGAAATGGCCAGGAATGGTTTTCGCCACAGCCAATGCAACACCCCGATCACGGAGTAGAGTGCGGCGAGCTTGATTACTTCGGTGGGGGTCACGGCCAGGAGATTCCCCACCAACAGGTGTTTGATGTGTTCCGCGCCCTCCGGAAGCCTGTCCATGATCAAGATCGCAGTCGCGGCGCCCATGGCATACACGATCCCGATGATCGCTTCCTGGGGAATTCGCCCGTTCCTTGCCCTCGTCAGGGCAAAGAGCGCCGCTCCCAACAGGGTGAATCCCAGCGAGAAGAGGTAGGCGGCCTGGCCGTGCAGCTCGAAGCCGCACAGCAAGGCGATGGTCGCGCCCAGGGCAGCCACTTGCGCCAGGGAAAGATCCACGAAAATGACGCCTCGCTCCACCACGTGGAGTCCCAAATAGGCGTGGATCCCGGTGATGACGAGGCACGCGACCGACGGCCAGAACAGGAATTGCGCAACTTCCATCATCGGATCACCCCCGATTCTCCAAGGCTTCTCTTAGGCGCCGGACCTGCGCGTCGAAGAGATCGAAATAGGTCTTGATTTCTTCCGTTCCTCCAACCGACGGAGGAAACACCACGAAAGTTGCGCCTCCTTCACGCGCGACTTTCTCGGGAAGTTTCGGATCGAAGTAAGGTTCCACCAGCACCAAGGGGATCGCCTCCGATCGCACCTGCTCGATCAGGTCATGAATATGCGCCGGCGAAGGTGGAATCCCCGGCTTGGGCTCGATGTAGTTCACCACGTTGAGACCGAAACGCCCGGCAAAGTTCGGCCAGGAGTTATGATAGGTGACGACCTTGACTCCTTTGTAGGGAGCCAGAAGGGTGTCCCACTCCTTCTCTTTGCCTGCAAGTTTCACCTCAAATCGCGCGAAGTTGGCCACGTAGTCCTTCGCATGATCACGATCCAACGCGGCAAGCCTCTGAGCGATACTCCTCGCGATGATCCGGCCATTGCCGGGATCAAGCCAGTAGTGGGGATTGCCGAGCGGATGCACGTCGCCGAGCGAGCGATCGACGCGTCCCTCCGGCCTTTGCGTGATGTTGCAGCCTTCGGAGGCATCCATGAAACCCATGTTGCCAGGGAGGATTCTCGGATTCCTCGCGTTGGTGAGCAGGGACGTGGCCCACCCCACTTCGAGTTCGAGTCCCACCTGGATGTACAGATCGGCCCTCTTGAGTTTCAGCAGGTAGCTGGGCTTGGCCTCCACAAAATGGGGATCCTGGTAGCCTCGCGCGATGGGGGTGGCATCCACCCAATCGCCACCGACTTCGCGGGCCAACGCGGAGAGGTCTTCGGTAGTGGTCACCACCTGGACCTTGGCGAGAGCGAGTGAAGGAATTGCGGACAAGAGCGCGACGGACAGAAACATTGTTCGAATAGTCATGATAAACCTCCTTAGAACGGATCGGCGCCGTGCGGGCCGATATTGAAAGTGACCTTGAGAAGGCCGAGGGTGTCTTCCGCCCCACCTTCCTTCCACACTTGCTTGCCTTGCAAACTTATCCGGCAGAATTCGGAAGTCGCAAATGTGAGGTAAGCAAGACCGCCGGTCACACGATCCGATCTGTCCGTCGGCGACTCGGACCAGTCGTACCGGGCACCGGTGCGCCAGCGCCGCGCGAACTGGTATTCGAGGTGCGAGAACAGGCCGGCAGTCGCCAACGCGGAATCGGCCGCCCGCTCGCGGTTGTTCAAGAAAGCTTCTGTTTGCCAGAACCAGGAGCCGTAAATCGCCCGACGCGGATTCTTCCACCGCATCGTCAAGTCCACCCCGTAGAGTCGGTTTCCAGGTGTGAATGATTCGCCCGTCGCCTCGTCCGCGACCGGGCCCGCCGTCCCAAGGGCGACGCTGGCTCCAACATTGGCGTTCAACGCTTCGGTCAGGTCGTGGTAGCTGCTGAGACGGCCGACGTAAAGCAGGTCATTCCGGCCTGCGGCACCGAAGGCCGGGGTTTCCTCCGTGTCGGGCATATTCATCGCTTCGGCATCCAGGTTGATGAGCCACCATGGATTGGGAACGTGCCACGAGAGTGCTCCACCGATGCTCGCGAGGCCCTCATCGCCCAAGTACCGTTCCTGCGCAAGGGGGCGGTCGGCAAAGGCGGTTTCCGGCCTGTGAGTACGATTGAATTTCCCGAAGTCCGCCTTGAACTTCCCGAGCTTGAGCGACAGATCCGCAGGGAGCGCAAACCACGTGAGATATCCCTCTTCGAGATCGACGCCTCCCTCGCCTTCCACCGCTACGAAGAAGTCAGCCCGGGCGAAGGGGTCGACGACCGACTGGAAGGCCAATTCCGCTTCCTTGAATTGGAACCGCGGGGTCTTGTCTTCTCCCGCCTCCGTTTCCCTTTGCCCCGCTTCGGCCTGGAACCATCCGATGGCGCTGATATTCGGATTCAGAATGTTTGACGATTGCAGTGCTGCGCCGCTCGATTGGGGCGACGTGGATTGCGACCACGCAACCAGCGGGCCCGCAAGAAACGCAAGCCCGATCAGCGAAATGAAAACAACTCTCATAAAACAGTTCCTCCAATGGCAAGAATCAGTTTCCTCGGGCTGGAGCCCTAAGGATGACGGATTGTTCGGCCCCTGTAGGCCGGAGGAGCTAGGCGCGAGGAGGAGACTGCTTGGGGGCGAGGAGGATCAGATCGACGGTGCGGAGGACCGGGCGGGCCACAACGCTCCGATCCGCAACCTGGCTCTCGGGCACCGAGAGCATTCGAACTTGGGATGCCGTACCGACCAGACTTCGGGCCGAGGCGAGAAACACACATCCATGATTATGGCCGGCCACATCCCTGCGCTCTTCGGCGTCCCCTGCCCACCCATGGGCGGAAGGCAGGGACGCGGCGACCGAGGGATCTTGGTGAACGACCTCGCCGTGGCGGGGGCAGATTCGGTGTTGCGTGAAGGCCCCATGGGCCAGGGCGGAGATCTGACCGAGGACAAACAGGACGGCCACCCACCCAGCCATGCGCCTTCGCAGATTTGTCCGCATTCCTCCAAAATACCTGCCGCTTCCCCGCTTGTCAATCCGGGCATATCGCGATACGCCAAAGCGATGACCCCATCGCGCTTTCGAGAGTTGGTGGAAAAGGCTCTGGGGGAGCTACCCGAACAATTCCAGACTCACGTGAGGAATGTCCAAGTCACGGTCAAGGCCGCCCCGGGCGCCGAAGCCGATGGGCAGCCGGACGCGGACACCCTGTTGGGCCTCTACGTGGGAGATCCGCTCACGCAGCAGAGCGCGACCGAACCGCCGCTCTTCCCGGCCCGAATCTTCATCTACCGGGACAGCATCCTTCAGGAGAGCGGCGAGGATGAGCGGCTTATCGTGGAGGAAATCCGAATCACTGTGCTGCACGAGATCGGACACCACTTGGGGTTGGATGATGAGGAGATGGCGATTCTGGAGGAGGAGTGATCAGTCTTCGCGCTTGACAAGCCCTTCGCCGGACACGTACCAACCGTTGTGCAGAGGCGGCTCTCCCTCACCTGAAAAGGTGAGCTTGATGGCCTTCGGGTAACTCTTCTGCTCCACTTGGAGGATGCTCGTACCCGACAGCACGATTTCGAAGGACTTCGGAGTCTTGTACGGTCCGCCGTTCCACGCCGACCACTTCCCGGTCACAGGGTCCTGTGTCCTGCTTTTCCGACCGTAATCGAGGAGCAGCATTCCATCCTGTTTCAATGCGCGCACGGACACGCTGGTCCGGCCCTTCAGGGGTTGACCGTAGATTCTGAGGGATTCCTCCGTCTCCACCGTCCAGAGCCGATCTTTCCCTCGCACTTCCGTGCCGAGCACCTTCATCCGGGTCACCTTCATTTGAGACGCATCCTGCCTGATATCCTGGTAGATGACTTTTCCCGCCGTCAGCGCGAAGTATTCCCCCGCGCGGATAGAGGCCAGCGTGTCGAGTCGAGTCTTCGCCGATTGGATTTCCGAGATGAGGCTTTCGGCCTGCTTCATCGCGTCGGAAGGCAGCCCTTCCGTCTTCAACTCCATCGCAGAGACGTACGCCTTCTCGACCTCCCCGGCGGCGAGGAGCTCCTTCATATCCTCCAAGGACCAGTACAATTGCCCCACCGAGGATTCCAAATCCCGGTAGCGCCGATCGGGTTCCTCCCCCAATCCCATTCCCAAATCCTCTCCGATCTGAAAGGCGCGGTGGAGTTCCATGTAGGCATTCAGGTGGCGACCTTTCTGGCGATGCTCCAATCCCGTTGCGATGTGTCCCACCATCTCAGCGGCCGCCAAACGCGCATCCGATTTCCGCTTGGGAAACGGCTGCGGACCGATCCGTTTCAGAACGGCGCGCGAGCGTTCACCCTTTGCCGACTCGGATACGGTCCCATAATCAAGACCGCCTGATCGTAGCTTCTCCATGCCGTCCATCACCTCTTCCCAGTGGGCGGACTGTACCGCCTTGTCGATCCCGATCACCGCCAGGACATCCTGCATCCGGAGCAATCCTGCCCGCGACGGGATAACGAATTTTCCGGATCCGGCAGAAACGGCGAGCTGGTAATGATCGAGGGCCTCTTGAAATTTCCCCTGCTCTTCCAGTTGAGCAGCCAACTCGAAAGGCTTCTTCGACCGGTCGCAGGCGGAGAGGAGGACCGCCGCAATCATCGCGCCGGCTCGGACGTGGTGAACCAGGATGCTGTGTTTCAATTCAGGAGCATGACCTAATACTCAGCCACGCCGCTTTTTTCAAGTGTTCGAACGACTCCTGACCCGGCCAACGCGGAGATTTTCGGCAGCGTGTATCCCAGGACCTTACGGAGAATATCCCGGGTATGTTCGCCTAACCGAGGCGGCGGCGAGGTCGGCAATGAGGCCTGGGTGAATTTTACGGCGCTCCCTACCGCGCGGATCCGCCCGGCGGTCGGATGATGGAGAGTCACTACCGTGCCACGGGACTTGACCTGCGGATGATCGAAGGCGCGGTCCATCGTGGAGACGGGACCGCATACGACGTCGCACTTCTCCAGCCGTTTCACCCAA from Nitrospirota bacterium harbors:
- a CDS encoding metal ABC transporter permease, with amino-acid sequence MEVAQFLFWPSVACLVITGIHAYLGLHVVERGVIFVDLSLAQVAALGATIALLCGFELHGQAAYLFSLGFTLLGAALFALTRARNGRIPQEAIIGIVYAMGAATAILIMDRLPEGAEHIKHLLVGNLLAVTPTEVIKLAALYSVIGVLHWLWRKPFLAISTESDGEVRRRYNVRMWDFLFYATFGVMVTSSVAIAGVLLVFSYLIVPSVAAILFSESIGHRLAIGWAMGTVVSLLGMWGSYRFDTPTGATVVCTFGAALVVLAVIRQLTARKGNMAHPSHGS
- a CDS encoding metallopeptidase family protein, producing MTPSRFRELVEKALGELPEQFQTHVRNVQVTVKAAPGAEADGQPDADTLLGLYVGDPLTQQSATEPPLFPARIFIYRDSILQESGEDERLIVEEIRITVLHEIGHHLGLDDEEMAILEEE
- a CDS encoding zinc ABC transporter substrate-binding protein — its product is MTIRTMFLSVALLSAIPSLALAKVQVVTTTEDLSALAREVGGDWVDATPIARGYQDPHFVEAKPSYLLKLKRADLYIQVGLELEVGWATSLLTNARNPRILPGNMGFMDASEGCNITQRPEGRVDRSLGDVHPLGNPHYWLDPGNGRIIARSIAQRLAALDRDHAKDYVANFARFEVKLAGKEKEWDTLLAPYKGVKVVTYHNSWPNFAGRFGLNVVNYIEPKPGIPPSPAHIHDLIEQVRSEAIPLVLVEPYFDPKLPEKVAREGGATFVVFPPSVGGTEEIKTYFDLFDAQVRRLREALENRG